Proteins encoded in a region of the Novibacillus thermophilus genome:
- a CDS encoding MalY/PatB family protein, which produces MTYDFDRVWDRKNTYSVKWDGVGKFFGDADLLPMWVADMDFKAPPAVIEALKRQAEHGIYGYAMRPDSYDDAVVQWFKRRHHFEVKREWLVFSPGIVPALNVIVQAFTEPGDSIVIQPPVYYPFAQAVKRNGRTLVENPLAFDGERYTIDFDDLEQKLVTGVKLLILCNPHNPVGRVWTKKELEQLGQLCLKHNVLIVSDDIHCDLIRKGYRHTPIASLSESLALQSITCTSPSKTFNLAGLQASHIIIPNERHRRTFKTAIKTLALDLGNTFAIPAVEAAYRHGEAWLDQLLDYLEGNIRFLTDFIRQNIPQVKVIQPEGTYLVWLDFRSLGLSPKELESLMRDKARVALDEGYIFGTGGEGFERINIACPRSTLEEGLTRIAQAVKMLS; this is translated from the coding sequence ATGACGTACGACTTTGACCGCGTATGGGACCGGAAGAATACGTATTCGGTAAAGTGGGACGGGGTGGGGAAATTTTTCGGGGATGCCGACTTACTGCCCATGTGGGTGGCCGATATGGACTTCAAAGCGCCGCCGGCCGTGATCGAAGCATTGAAACGACAAGCCGAACACGGCATTTACGGTTATGCGATGCGGCCCGATTCGTATGACGACGCCGTGGTGCAGTGGTTTAAAAGGCGTCACCACTTTGAGGTGAAACGGGAATGGCTCGTGTTCAGCCCCGGGATCGTTCCCGCCTTGAACGTCATCGTTCAAGCGTTTACAGAACCGGGTGACAGCATCGTGATTCAACCGCCAGTTTACTACCCGTTCGCCCAGGCCGTGAAGCGGAACGGCCGGACCCTTGTAGAAAATCCCCTCGCCTTCGACGGAGAGCGTTACACGATCGATTTTGACGACCTGGAACAGAAGCTCGTAACGGGAGTAAAGCTCCTCATTTTGTGCAACCCGCACAACCCCGTCGGCCGTGTGTGGACAAAGAAAGAACTGGAACAGCTGGGACAACTGTGCCTCAAGCACAATGTCCTCATCGTCTCCGACGACATTCACTGCGACCTCATCCGGAAAGGGTACCGCCATACCCCGATCGCCTCCCTTTCCGAATCGCTCGCCCTGCAGTCGATAACGTGCACGTCTCCGAGCAAAACGTTTAATTTGGCCGGACTGCAGGCGTCGCACATCATCATCCCTAACGAACGGCACAGAAGGACGTTTAAAACAGCGATTAAAACCCTTGCCCTCGATTTAGGCAACACGTTTGCCATACCGGCCGTGGAGGCGGCCTACCGACACGGCGAAGCGTGGCTCGATCAACTGCTCGACTATTTGGAGGGAAACATTCGGTTCTTAACAGACTTTATCCGGCAGAACATCCCCCAAGTTAAGGTCATCCAACCGGAAGGAACGTACCTCGTCTGGCTCGACTTTCGCTCTCTCGGACTGTCGCCCAAGGAGTTAGAGTCGCTGATGCGGGATAAAGCGAGAGTCGCCCTCGACGAAGGGTACATTTTTGGCACAGGGGGAGAAGGGTTTGAACGGATCAACATCGCCTGTCCGAGGAGCACCTTAGAGGAAGGACTGACACGCATTGCACAGGCGGTCAAAATGTTATCGTAA
- a CDS encoding ABC transporter permease — MFGRVLAAELMKTKRSLVWVLVLIGPLLTSLQMMGIDPSNQVDGMNEWETLYTFSVLLYAMLFLPLLTGVLSAFVCRFEHLNGGWKQVLALPVSRSHVYLAKLLVVAGLLGATQSVFLLLILLVGVVKGIDVPIPWDFLLRGIAGGWIAALPLAALQMWVSAIWRSFGAPLALNVVLTLPAVLIANSETFGPFYPWAQPLLAMSPQEGDAMFNVSLETLFIVMIGGFLTALIGGWWTFVRRDVTA, encoded by the coding sequence ATGTTTGGACGTGTACTCGCTGCGGAGCTGATGAAAACGAAACGTTCCCTCGTGTGGGTGCTGGTCTTAATCGGTCCGTTACTCACTTCCTTGCAAATGATGGGGATAGACCCGTCAAACCAGGTAGACGGGATGAATGAGTGGGAGACGTTGTACACTTTCTCGGTCCTTCTGTACGCCATGCTGTTCCTTCCCCTCTTGACCGGCGTGCTGTCTGCTTTTGTCTGCCGCTTTGAACATTTAAACGGCGGGTGGAAACAAGTGCTTGCCCTTCCCGTGTCCCGTTCCCACGTTTATTTGGCTAAACTGCTTGTCGTTGCCGGTTTGCTGGGAGCGACACAGTCTGTTTTCCTTCTTCTCATTCTACTCGTTGGAGTCGTAAAAGGGATCGATGTCCCTATCCCGTGGGATTTCTTGTTGAGGGGAATTGCAGGCGGTTGGATCGCCGCTCTGCCGCTAGCCGCCTTGCAAATGTGGGTTTCCGCCATCTGGCGCAGCTTCGGTGCGCCGTTAGCTCTCAACGTCGTGTTGACTCTGCCCGCGGTTCTCATCGCCAATTCGGAAACATTCGGCCCCTTTTATCCGTGGGCCCAGCCGCTTTTGGCCATGAGTCCGCAAGAAGGTGACGCCATGTTCAACGTATCGCTGGAAACGTTGTTTATCGTCATGATCGGGGGATTTCTGACGGCCCTGATCGGGGGCTGGTGGACGTTTGTGCGGCGAGATGTGACGGCTTAG
- a CDS encoding ABC transporter ATP-binding protein — protein sequence MSEMVIETNALTRRYGKRTAVDRVDLCVPRGEIYGFLGPNGAGKTTTIRMLLGLIRPTAGTVRLFGENFHRHRMSVLRRVGSLVESPSYYGHLTGAENLEVVRRLLGAPKKRIAEALEIVRLTEAADRPVKGYSLGMKQRLGIAIALLGHPELLILDEPTNGLDPAGIQEMRRLIKDMPRKYGMTVLVSSHLLSEIDQISTQVGIIHEGRLIFQDRIEALRQKSGPRTAIGVDRMREASAVLEGSGWRPHIEDGLLWLDETEPEQVSRVNALLVKNGFSVYRLEEVKPSLEEVFLELTGKGNSL from the coding sequence ATGAGTGAGATGGTGATTGAAACGAACGCATTGACACGCCGTTACGGCAAGCGCACCGCCGTTGACCGTGTGGATCTCTGCGTGCCCCGCGGCGAAATTTACGGATTTTTAGGGCCTAACGGTGCAGGGAAGACGACGACGATCCGCATGCTGCTCGGCTTAATCCGCCCGACGGCGGGCACGGTGCGCCTTTTTGGCGAAAATTTTCATCGACACCGCATGTCCGTCTTGCGCCGGGTCGGCTCACTCGTAGAGTCGCCGTCGTATTACGGACACTTGACCGGAGCGGAGAATCTGGAAGTCGTGAGGCGGTTACTCGGTGCACCGAAGAAACGCATCGCGGAAGCACTGGAAATCGTGCGCTTGACAGAGGCGGCCGACCGCCCAGTGAAAGGGTACTCCCTCGGCATGAAGCAACGGCTGGGCATTGCAATCGCACTGCTCGGTCATCCGGAACTGCTCATTTTAGACGAGCCGACGAACGGACTCGATCCGGCCGGCATTCAGGAAATGCGCCGTTTAATTAAAGACATGCCCCGGAAGTACGGGATGACGGTGCTCGTCTCAAGTCATTTGCTCAGTGAGATCGACCAAATCTCGACGCAAGTCGGGATCATCCACGAGGGGAGATTAATTTTTCAAGACCGCATCGAAGCGCTCCGCCAGAAAAGCGGGCCGCGTACAGCCATTGGCGTGGATCGGATGCGTGAGGCCAGTGCCGTGCTGGAAGGGAGCGGATGGCGACCGCACATAGAAGACGGTTTGCTCTGGTTGGATGAAACGGAACCGGAGCAGGTGAGCCGGGTGAATGCCTTGCTCGTGAAGAACGGCTTTTCTGTTTACCGGCTTGAGGAAGTGAAACCGTCCCTTGAAGAGGTGTTCCTCGAATTGACGGGAAAGGGGAACAGCCTATGA
- a CDS encoding ABC transporter permease, which translates to MMGRILSADRLKAKRTWIGILVVLGPLGVISLQAVNYGLRYDFLVTPGSDVWGDLVRNIHQILVPTLLLGITLLASMLAGLEHQAQAWKLILALPVSKVHVYVGKFLRLAVLLLISASLAGIGTVLLGVSLGFGPEIPWVMALGEGYFPYLAAFPVMALQLWVSMLVRNQAFPMTLGIIGVMMSSSLSFNASLNWVPWAYPVLAAPLEAGRYNPEKWIAVGLVVGAALLLIGALHFAKRDVK; encoded by the coding sequence ATGATGGGGCGCATTTTGTCGGCAGACCGGTTGAAGGCAAAGCGGACGTGGATCGGGATTTTAGTCGTGCTCGGCCCGTTGGGGGTCATCAGTTTACAGGCGGTGAACTACGGCTTACGCTATGACTTCTTGGTTACACCCGGTTCGGACGTGTGGGGGGATCTGGTCCGAAACATACATCAGATACTCGTTCCGACGCTGCTCCTCGGCATCACCCTGTTAGCCTCGATGTTGGCCGGGCTTGAACACCAGGCGCAGGCGTGGAAACTGATATTAGCCTTGCCCGTTTCGAAGGTTCACGTCTACGTGGGGAAATTTCTGCGACTTGCAGTCCTGTTGTTGATCTCAGCCTCCCTGGCAGGAATCGGGACGGTTTTGCTCGGTGTAAGTTTAGGATTTGGCCCGGAGATTCCGTGGGTGATGGCGTTAGGTGAAGGGTATTTCCCTTACCTTGCGGCGTTTCCGGTCATGGCCCTGCAACTTTGGGTATCTATGCTCGTGCGAAATCAAGCCTTTCCGATGACACTCGGGATTATTGGGGTTATGATGTCGTCGTCTCTGTCGTTTAATGCGTCGTTGAACTGGGTTCCGTGGGCATATCCCGTACTTGCAGCTCCTTTGGAAGCAGGACGCTACAATCCGGAAAAATGGATAGCGGTCGGGCTCGTTGTAGGTGCGGCCTTGTTGTTGATCGGGGCGCTTCACTTTGCCAAGCGAGACGTGAAGTAG
- a CDS encoding undecaprenyl-diphosphate phosphatase, which produces MTDGFMIIVKYLFLGLIQGVTEPIPISSSGHLVIVEALLGLRIEGLSFEVFVNFASLIAVLIVFREDIARIVRHTVRYSLTRDKESRSEFSFAMYIVIGTIPAAVLGILFEDWIESSVKGGVKIVGVTLLITGVALWLIRKLRGHKGEKHLTVKDAFIVGLAQAVALIPGVSRSGATIVGAMALGLDRDTALRYSFLLYIPVSLGGMVLKASDIVTDPLMATLAIPYAVAFIASFIASYFALKWFIDIMRSGKLGYFSIYCWVVGLLVVLFL; this is translated from the coding sequence ATGACAGACGGATTCATGATCATCGTCAAGTACTTGTTTTTAGGGTTGATACAGGGAGTGACCGAGCCGATTCCCATCTCGTCCAGCGGTCACCTTGTCATTGTAGAAGCGTTGCTCGGTTTGAGAATCGAAGGGTTGAGTTTTGAAGTATTTGTCAACTTCGCTTCCCTCATTGCGGTGTTAATCGTGTTTCGGGAGGACATCGCTCGCATTGTACGCCACACGGTACGTTACAGTTTGACGCGGGACAAGGAATCGAGGTCAGAGTTTTCGTTTGCGATGTATATCGTCATCGGCACGATTCCGGCAGCCGTATTGGGGATTCTGTTTGAGGATTGGATCGAGAGCTCGGTGAAAGGCGGAGTGAAAATCGTCGGGGTGACGCTCCTCATCACAGGTGTGGCGCTCTGGCTCATTCGGAAACTGAGGGGACACAAAGGGGAAAAACATTTAACCGTCAAAGACGCCTTCATCGTCGGTCTTGCGCAAGCTGTCGCCCTCATCCCCGGCGTCAGCCGTTCCGGCGCGACGATCGTCGGCGCCATGGCCTTAGGGTTGGATCGCGATACGGCCTTAAGGTATTCCTTCTTGCTGTACATCCCGGTCAGTCTCGGCGGCATGGTCTTGAAAGCGTCGGACATCGTGACGGATCCGCTGATGGCGACGCTCGCTATTCCGTATGCGGTGGCGTTTATCGCCTCGTTTATCGCCTCGTACTTTGCCCTAAAGTGGTTTATTGACATTATGCGCAGCGGCAAGCTAGGTTATTTTTCCATTTACTGTTGGGTCGTCGGACTGCTCGTCGTCCTGTTTTTGTAA
- the ispG gene encoding flavodoxin-dependent (E)-4-hydroxy-3-methylbut-2-enyl-diphosphate synthase, whose amino-acid sequence MYHRTETRPVRVGDLTIGGNDQVIIQSMTTTKTEDVEATVAEIHRLEEAGCQIVRVACPNMRAAEAIPEIKKRIHIPLVADIHFDYRLALKAIEGGVDKIRINPGNIGKRERVEAVVRAAKEKGIPIRIGVNAGSLEKRILDKYGYPTADGMVESALFHIGILEELDFHDIVVSLKASHVPLAIEAYEKAAEAFNYPLHLGITESGTLFSGTVKSAAGLGAILSRGIGSTIRISLSADPVEEVKVARELLKSFGLVSNAATLVSCPTCGRIEIDLIKVANEVEEYIANLQVPLKVSVLGCAVNGPGEAREADIGIAGGRGEGLLFRHGKIIRKVPEETMVEELKKEIDKMAEEYAQKKEKKA is encoded by the coding sequence ATGTATCATCGCACCGAAACACGTCCAGTCCGGGTCGGAGATCTGACCATCGGGGGAAACGACCAGGTGATCATTCAAAGTATGACGACGACGAAGACGGAAGACGTGGAAGCCACGGTGGCAGAGATTCACCGACTGGAAGAAGCCGGCTGTCAAATCGTTCGCGTGGCGTGCCCAAACATGCGGGCGGCCGAGGCCATACCCGAAATTAAGAAGCGCATCCACATTCCGCTCGTCGCCGACATTCACTTTGATTACCGTTTGGCGTTAAAGGCGATTGAAGGCGGAGTGGATAAGATCCGCATCAATCCGGGCAACATCGGGAAGCGCGAACGGGTGGAAGCAGTAGTCAGAGCCGCGAAAGAGAAGGGCATCCCGATCCGCATCGGGGTTAACGCTGGTTCGCTGGAGAAGCGTATTCTAGACAAATACGGGTACCCGACGGCAGACGGGATGGTGGAAAGCGCCTTGTTCCACATCGGTATCTTGGAGGAACTCGATTTTCACGATATCGTCGTGTCACTGAAGGCGTCCCACGTTCCCTTGGCCATTGAAGCGTACGAAAAGGCGGCCGAAGCGTTTAATTATCCACTGCACCTAGGAATTACGGAATCGGGGACCCTCTTTTCCGGAACGGTTAAAAGTGCCGCCGGTTTGGGAGCCATTTTGTCGAGGGGCATCGGATCGACGATACGCATCTCCTTAAGCGCGGATCCAGTAGAAGAAGTGAAAGTCGCTCGGGAACTGTTGAAATCGTTCGGTCTCGTGTCCAATGCCGCCACCCTCGTCTCTTGTCCGACGTGCGGCCGGATCGAGATCGATTTGATTAAAGTGGCCAACGAAGTAGAAGAGTACATCGCCAATTTGCAGGTGCCATTGAAAGTGTCCGTCCTCGGCTGTGCCGTGAACGGCCCGGGGGAAGCCCGGGAAGCCGATATCGGCATCGCCGGCGGCCGGGGTGAAGGGCTATTGTTCCGTCACGGCAAAATCATCCGCAAAGTACCGGAGGAAACGATGGTGGAAGAGTTGAAAAAGGAAATCGATAAAATGGCGGAGGAGTATGCCCAGAAAAAGGAAAAAAAAGCCTAA